The following proteins are co-located in the Microbacterium immunditiarum genome:
- the rpsI gene encoding 30S ribosomal protein S9: MANIEETTNYSTETPADQEAIAAERPVLSVSGAAVGRRKRAIARVRVIPGTGVITVNGRTLEDYFPNKLHQQLITDPFTVLNLGGAYDVIARISGGGDSGQAGALRLGIARALNQIDAENNRPTLKKAGFLSRDARVIERKKAGLKKARKAPQYSKR; the protein is encoded by the coding sequence GTGGCGAACATCGAAGAAACCACCAACTACTCGACCGAGACTCCGGCCGACCAGGAGGCCATCGCCGCCGAGCGCCCCGTGCTCTCGGTCTCGGGTGCGGCCGTCGGCCGCCGCAAGCGCGCCATCGCGCGTGTGCGCGTGATCCCCGGCACGGGCGTCATCACGGTGAACGGCCGTACTCTCGAGGACTACTTCCCGAACAAGCTGCACCAGCAGCTGATCACCGACCCGTTCACGGTGCTGAACCTGGGCGGCGCCTACGACGTCATCGCGCGCATCTCCGGCGGCGGCGACTCGGGCCAGGCCGGCGCGCTGCGCCTCGGCATCGCCCGTGCGCTCAACCAGATCGACGCCGAGAACAACCGCCCGACGCTCAAGAAGGCGGGCTTCCTCTCACGCGACGCGCGCGTCATCGAGCGCAAGAAGGCCGGTCTCAAGAAGGCCCGCAAGGCGCCGCAGTACTCGAAGCGCTGA
- the rplM gene encoding 50S ribosomal protein L13 → MTRTYTPKAGETQREWLVIDATDVVLGRLASHAAALLRGKHKPTFANHVDTGDFVIIVNAGKVALTGQKLQKKMAYRHSGYPGGLKAVSYEELLEKNPVRAVEKAVRGMLPKNSLGRQQLSKLKVYAGGEHPHAAQQPKTYTLDQVAQ, encoded by the coding sequence GTGACGCGCACGTACACCCCCAAGGCAGGTGAGACCCAGCGCGAGTGGCTGGTCATCGACGCGACTGACGTCGTCCTCGGCCGCCTCGCCTCCCACGCCGCCGCCCTCCTCCGCGGCAAGCACAAGCCGACCTTCGCGAACCACGTCGACACCGGCGACTTCGTCATCATCGTCAACGCCGGCAAGGTCGCCCTGACCGGCCAGAAGCTCCAGAAGAAGATGGCATACCGGCACTCGGGCTACCCGGGCGGTCTGAAGGCCGTCTCGTACGAGGAGCTCCTCGAGAAGAACCCCGTCCGCGCTGTGGAGAAGGCCGTCCGCGGCATGCTCCCCAAGAACAGCCTGGGTCGCCAGCAGCTGTCGAAGCTCAAGGTCTACGCCGGCGGCGAGCACCCGCACGCCGCGCAGCAGCCGAAGACGTACACCCTCGACCAGGTCGCCCAGTAA